The genomic interval ATTGTTTATAACGTTAGAGAAATAAACTAAAAATGGGATGAGGAGATGTTTATGATAATCTAGATAAAATGATATTATTTGCAGATAAAAATAAGTGGGGATTTGAAACTATTTTGTTTGACGAAATAAGGTTTGATTTAATAGAAGTCATTGACAAAGCTGATCTTTATAAAGAAATGAATATCCTAGAAATAGGGTGTGGCCTAGAAGCAACACTAATAAAGATAAAAAAAGATTACCCCAATATAAGATTATATGGAGTAGAACCATATGAAAATATTGCTAAGCACATTGCAAAGGTTACGATCAAAAAGATTGGAGACTTTCCTTTGGAATTTCCTGAGGAACATTTTGACTATATTTTAATAGGAAATTATTTAAAAAAAGGTGGCTATATTATAGGAGCAGCACAAAACATCATGTATTATAGTGTTTTAAGAAATCTCTTAAATGGAAACTGGATTTATTCAAACAATGATAACCTTAACACCACTTTACAAGTAATTAAATTATAAATTCCAGAAAATACAAAAATCAAGCCTATCATTCCTGTAAATACTAAGTTTGTCAACAAATCCTACAGGAAAGGGCTTGATCATATGCATAGTATTTACAGAAAATCAATATTTAAACCTTTAAACCAATATTTAGAGATGTATAGACCACTATTTTATAAACGTAGCTTTCAGAAGTTTGTCATTCTCATTTGTGCAATACTTGCTGTTCAAGAAGTGAGGTCCATTAAGTTCATCTATGAGAAGTTTATTAAAAAATACTTTGAAGGTTGTTTGAATAGCTTTTAGTACTTCTTAGCTAGGGCTTAGACCTCTCGAAAATGGCATGTTGTACAGTACAAAAAGCACTCTCTATTATTCAGGCAGACTTCAAAGACAAGGCTACAATAGATCTTATTGTAGATGATACATTACAACCAAAGTTTGGAGAGCACTTTGGCTGTTATAGTACTTTGTTTGACCACGCTAAGCATGAAGGTAATCTAAAAGGTCATTGTTTTGTTTCTCTAGCTCTGAGTCTCCCTATCATTAGAAATAATCATATTAAATATATTACTTTGCCTATTAACTGCAAACTATATGATAAATCAAAGACTAAGCTCGTGATTGCTGCTGAAATGATAGAAGAAGTTATGCCTGAATTAAGAGATTATCAAGTTATTGTTCTATGCGATGCTTAGTACACCAAAAACCCTTTTTTATCAGCTATCCTAGCTTTTGATAATCTAGATGTGATTGGTGCTGTTCGAGCAGATACAGCGATTTATGATTCAGCCCCTGAACCAACTGGCAAACGTGGTAGGCCAGCGAAAAAAGAAAAGCGTATAGACTATAAAGACTTGAATTATACTGAACACAGTGATTTTTAAATAGCAAACCTAAAGTGTCTTACTAACCTTATATCAGAAGATGTATATGCTACATTTACAATCACAAATACAGATACCTTTTCATCTGTAAGGCTTTATATAAGAACCATTCCACTTGCAACGATTAAAAGTTTCTCAGTCAAAACGCCGGATGGTCTGGAAATGAATCATAAGCCACTCTTAACAAATGTATTTAGCGTTTTCAGAAGGCGTTGGTCAATTGAGGTTATGTTTTATCAACAAAAAACATTTTGGTCATTTGGTAAATATATGGTAAGAAGTAAAGTGGCTATAGAAAAGTACGCCCATTTAGCAGGGGTAACCTATGCACTTACTACCTTATTACCATTTCTACATAGTGATTTCTGGGAATGGCAATTTCAAAGCACACAAGAACCAAAGTATAGTTTTGGAGAGAAATTACTTCACGAACTAATTATGGGCAATTTGTTGAAAACACTATAACTTGATAAAAATACAGAAGCCATTTTTCACATTAGCTAAATACTTAAGCTCCGAGGATATTGCTAGTTAGTTTTATTGTAAAGTGGTGTTAAAGAAATAGAGACTGCGCTTATGAATTTATAATTTTGATGAGTAAAATTTAAGTCTAAAAATAAGTTGACGGGTACGTATTCTAAGATTCTACATATTATGCTAGTAGCTATTTTAATTAATACTATAAACGAGCATTTTTACAGGAAATACATTTGCAAATCCAACAAACTTAGTATTTGCAAGGGATTCTAAAATTTATAATCATTTTACTAATATATCCCCATATAGCTCGAACCTTTGAAGATACTACATGGCAATTTGTTTCCAGCGTTTTTGCTCGTTTATAGTTAATAGAAATGTCATAGAAACAAGGAGTGGCAAACCATGGAAGATAATATGTATTAGGCTAGAAGTAATAATGACAATTATAACGAGGAATACAGAGGAAATTATGATGATAATAATTCTTGTTGTTATTATGATAATAATGATTATGTTGATGTATGGTGTGTACAAGAGTACTACTGTGTAGGGCCAACGGGCCCGACAGGATTTATGGGACCATTAGGGCTAGCGGGAGTAACAGGCCAAACAGGATTTACGGGACCAGCGAGCGGAGGAGCTATAATACCATTTGCCTCAGGTGTTCAAGTAGAAATAACTACCATTGCCGGAGAGCTTAGAGGAATACCCGCATTTATAGGTTTTGGTTCATCAGGGGAAGGTCTTACTCCACTAGGAGTATTTATAGATCTTACGGGAGGAGCTGCGTTATTAACTAACTTAGCTTTTTCTGTTCCACGTGATGGAACGATAACATCAAGGGCCGTATACTTTAGTGCAACAGTAGCATTAGCGTTGGTTGGATCAACAATAGTTATTACAGGGAATTTATTTGAATCTACTACACCAAATAACATATTTACACCAATAGGATTAGCAGGAATAAGTGTATTACCTCCACTTACAGGTGTAATTGCCGCTGGAGTTACGAGCAATGCTATCCTTACTGGATTAGGAATACCTGTTACAGCAGAAACACGTTTACTATTAGTATTTTCTGCAGCTACATCTGGTGTGTCGCTGATTAATACTGTTGCTGGATATGCAAGTGCGGGTATTACAATAGCATAGCTTGACTTACAATTTTTTTGTTAAAAGTGATAAAGGCTAACTTACTTACTGCTAAAAGTATATAAGTTAGCCATTTTAAAAGGAAACATTCTTTTATATGAAAACATAAAGTAAAGGTATAAATGTTTATCTATAACTAGAATATCATTTAGTTGTATTTTCATACTGAATATTTTAATTATAACATAAGGGGGATTAGGATGAGTAATATAGCTTTACAAGTAGAACGTCTGGCTGATGGAACGGTGGTATCGGGAGGAAATGTTATATTCGATACAACGGTATATACAGCAGGAAATATTAGTTATAATCCGTTAACAGGAGTAATAACTTTTAATGAAGCTGGAAGGTATGTTCTTGATTGGTGGGTAGCGACTCAATCAGTTCAAGGCGCAACGGGTGTTGTTTTTGCAATTAATTCTTCACAAGGGGATGTTTTAGAGGGGAATTCTCCCATAAAAACAGGAGAAGTTGTAGGAGTAAGTATTATTGATGTAGCTGCAGCCCCAGTTACAGCTACATTAAGTTATATAGGAGTAGGAACTGTTTTTTTTCCTACAATAGTACCTGTTAAAGCAACATTGGTAGTAATACAAGATGATATTGTCCAAGGGGAGACTGGACCAATAGGACCAACGGGTGACACGGGTCCAACAGGAGACACCGGAGATACAGGACCAACAGGAGACACCGGAGATACAGGGCCAATAGGAGACACAGGAGATACAGGCCCAACGGGAGATACCGGAGACACAGGTCCAACAGGAGATACGGGTCCAACGGGAGATACAGGAGATACTGGTCCAACAGGAGATACCGGAGCAACAGGAGATACAGGATCAACGGGAGACACAGGAGCCACTGGACCAATGGGAGACACAGGAGCCACTGGACCAACGGGAGACACAGGAGTCACTCTGTT from Cellulosilyticum sp. I15G10I2 carries:
- a CDS encoding exosporium glycoprotein BclB-related protein, giving the protein MGPLGLAGVTGQTGFTGPASGGAIIPFASGVQVEITTIAGELRGIPAFIGFGSSGEGLTPLGVFIDLTGGAALLTNLAFSVPRDGTITSRAVYFSATVALALVGSTIVITGNLFESTTPNNIFTPIGLAGISVLPPLTGVIAAGVTSNAILTGLGIPVTAETRLLLVFSAATSGVSLINTVAGYASAGITIA